Below is a window of candidate division TA06 bacterium DNA.
ACGCGTCCCTGAAGCGAGAGAGTGGTGGAACTGAGACATATTTCCTTTCGGTCGCCAAAACGGATTGGGCCCGGGCGGTGGAGGCGAGGGAGAATGCCGTGATAAAGTTTGAGCTCCCCGAGGCCGCGGGTGACACTGCCAGTCTGGACTACATACTCTGGGATATGGCGCAGAACGAGTTCCTGAATGAGTCGAGCGAGTTTGCCGAAGTCATACAAAAGGAACTGACCAGCAGGTTCAGAATCGAGGACAGGGGACTCAACCAGGCTGGTTTCTATGTCTTGAAGGGATGCTACATGCCTGCCATACTGGTGGAGCTTGCCTTCATTTCCAATAGAAAGGAAGAAAAACTTCTCAAAAAGGATTCATTCCGGGGAAAGGCCGCTCAGGGTATCTACGAAGGAATAAAGAGTTTCAAGAAGGCCTATGAAAGGAAATTGAACCTTTGAACAAGCCCATCGGAGTTTTCGATTCAGGGGTTGGAGGCTTGACAGTCGCGCGCGAGATTCTCCGCCACCTGCCCGATGAAACGATAGTCTACTTCGGAGATACGGCTCGAGTTCCATATGGGACGAAATCAAGAGAGGCGATAACAAGGTTCGCGCTTGAGGATGCACGGTTCCTGGTTTCCAAGGATGTGAAGATGATTGTGGTGGCATGCAACTCAGTCTCATCAAATGCTCTTGGCCGTCTCAAGGAGGAGTTTGGGATTCCCGTACTTGGAGTTATTGAGCCCGGAGCGAGAGCCGCGTGCAGAACAACTAGAAACAACAAGGTCGGTGTCATTGGGACCTCTGCAACCATAGAGAGTGGCGCATACAAAGAGGCAATACACAGGTGCAGTCAAGAGGTTGATGTCATCTCGGCCGCCTGTCCACTCTTTGTGCCGCTGGTCGAAGAGGGTTGGCTCGACAAGAAAATCACTGTTGATGTTGCCAAAGAGTACCTTGTGCCGCTTCTTGAGAAGGGAATCGACACTCTTCTCTTAGGGTGCACACACTATCCTCTGCTGGAGCGAGCAATTGCTATGGTGACAGGCAGTGAGGTGACACTGGTCGACTCAGCTGAAACGACTGCCAAAGAGGTTGCCGAACTGGTGAGAAGTGGGGGGCCTGTTGCGAACGGACACGGCGAGCGCGCTCATCAGTTCTTCCTGAGCGACATACCGAGAAACTTCACCGAGATAGGAAAAAGATTTCTGGGTAGAGAAATCGAGCCGGTTCAGAGAGTGGACCTTTCGCCCGCGTTCCATGCGCGGGCGAATCCACCTTCGCTGAAGCCTCGAAGGGCAGACAATTCAAAATGAAGACTGTCGAGGATCCCGAGGACTTCATTTCATTCCCTTTGGTCCCCTCG
It encodes the following:
- a CDS encoding glutamate racemase is translated as MEPLNKPIGVFDSGVGGLTVAREILRHLPDETIVYFGDTARVPYGTKSREAITRFALEDARFLVSKDVKMIVVACNSVSSNALGRLKEEFGIPVLGVIEPGARAACRTTRNNKVGVIGTSATIESGAYKEAIHRCSQEVDVISAACPLFVPLVEEGWLDKKITVDVAKEYLVPLLEKGIDTLLLGCTHYPLLERAIAMVTGSEVTLVDSAETTAKEVAELVRSGGPVANGHGERAHQFFLSDIPRNFTEIGKRFLGREIEPVQRVDLSPAFHARANPPSLKPRRADNSK